The sequence below is a genomic window from Pseudomonadales bacterium.
CCTTCAGGAATTTTCAAGACATTCGGGAATAAGAATAGTGTATCAATGGTAAATAGCACTACGCCTATGACCACAACACTCCACAGTGGCCAACGCCACAAACGATGTGCCACAAAGCAGGCCAGAATCGTATCGACCATCATGCCCATCGTCACCGAAATGCCGTAAGCACCTGCGATATTGCCCGAGTTGCGAAAGCCGAGTATCAACAAGATCACTGCTATCATCAAAAACCAGTTCATCATAGGGATGTAGATTTGGCCAATTTCTTTGGATGATGTATGTGCAATGCGCATACGAGGCCAGAAACCCATTTGAACCGCCTGACGCGTAACAGAAAACACGCCAGAAATAACGGCTTGCGATGCAATAACGGTGGCACAAGTAGCAAGCAGCAACAGAGGCCACAAGAACCAATCTGGTGCCAATAAATAGAATGGATTTTCAATTGCTTGTGGATTGGTTAATAGCAGCGCACCCTGTCCTAAATAGTTCAAAGTCAGCGCAGGCAACACAAAACGCAACCAAGCCACTTGAATAGGCTTCCTACCAAAGTGCCCCATATCGGCATACAGTGCCTCCGCCCCTGTAACAGCCAGAACGACCGCGCCAAATGCCAAAAGACTACCCAAACCGTGCTCGCTAAAAAACTTCGCGGCATACCAAGGATTGAGTGCCTCCAAGACAGCCGGGTATTTAATGACATTGATGATGCCAAGCACTGCCAATACCGAAAACCATATCAACATAACAGGGCCAAATAACGCACCAACGCGCGCTGTACCTTTGCGTTGAAACAGGAATAAGGCCACGAGAATTGAAATAGCAAGAGGGATAGTGACATGGTGCAAACTTGGTGCCACGACCTTCAAACCTTCCACCGCCGACAACACTGAAATGGCTGGTGTGATAACGCCATCACCATAAAACAGGCTAGCGCCACAGATACCCGTTAATGCCAAAACACCTTTCAGCTTTTCACTTTTTACGCCTGTGCTGCGTGACAAAGCGAGCAGCGCGAGGATACCGCCTTCACCGTGGTTATCGGCGCGCATGATGAACAAAACATATTTGACGGTAACAACGAGCACCAAAGCCCAAAACACCAGAGACAGTACGCCCATGATGTTGTCAGGAGTCAGTGCTACAGGATGATGCCCGACAAAGCACTCCCGCAAGGTATATAACGGACTAGTACCGATATCACCGTAAACAACGCCCAAAGCAGCCAGCGCCAATGTGCGCATTGAATTCGGTGTAGAAGTGCTCGACATACCAGCCCGCCTGTACGGTGAAGGGGGGGGCATCCTAGCATGCGCTATACTGGCGGACTACCGAAAATAACGACAAAAACATGTTGCGCTTCCTTGTCTTTTTTGCTGTTTTTTTTGCCTTGTTAGGCTGTGAAAAAAAACCATCAGAACCGCCAGTTAACATCACAAGCACGGCTTCAACCTCTCAGGAAAAGCACCGCGCAGCAGCCACTTATGTCGGCAGCGAGCAATGCCAATCCTGTCACGCAACTGAACAGCAACAGTGGCAGAACTCCGATCACCACAAAGCCATGATGCTCGCTGATAAGAACAGCGTACTCGGCGATTTCTCCGCGCCACCACTGAAACACCATCAACAAAAAACTTCCTTTAACGCGACCGACAATCAGTACACGATCAGCACCGATCAAGGCACACCTTCCGCTGCAACCGTAAACCTGCAATACACTTTTGGCGTTTTCCCGTTACAGCAATACCTCACAGCTTTGCCTGATGGTCGCTGGCAGAGCCTGCCATTTGCGTGGGACTCACGCCCTGTTAATGAAGGTGGCCAGCAATGGTTTCACCTCTACGCCAATGAGCCCATTACACCCAACGATGTTTTGCATTGGCGTTCGCCCTCTCACAATGCCAATCACATGTGCATTGAATGTCACAACACGGATTTCAAAAAAAACTTTCAGCCTGATAACAATGCATTTCAATCCACTTGGCTGGAAACCGGTGTAGGCTGTGAATCTTGTCACGGCCCTGGCTCCAAACATATCGCGTGGGCAAAAAATCCAAACAATTCTCAAGAAAAAAATAAAGGTTGGGATATCACACTCACCTCAGGCTCACCAGTATTATGGAAACCACAAACAGCGGCAGAAAAGCCGTCACGAAATGCTTCCGCTGACAGCACACAAATTGAACGCTGTGCGCAATGTCACAGCCGACGCAGTCGTATTGATACAAGCAACGACAAAGAAAAATTTCTCGATGCGTTTATGCCAGTTTTATTGGATGAATCACTGTATTTCCCAGACGGACAAATCCAAGACGAAGTCTATGAATACGGATCATTCTTACAAAGCAAAATGGCGCAGCACGGTGTCACTTGCAGTAACTGCCACAACCCACACAGTGGCAAGGTAAAAATTGAAGGCAATGGCTTATGTTTGCAATGCCACAGCACCGAATACGACAAACCCAAACACACGATGCACCCACCCAATACCGCAGGCAGTTTGTGCGTGAACTGTCATATGCCTGAGCGCACTTACATGACTGTTGATGCGCGCCGCGATCACAGTATGCGTATTCCGCGCCCAGATTTAACCGAAAGTCTCGGTACACCTAACGCCTGCAACAACTGCCACAGCGATAAATCTGCCGCATGGGCAACAAAAGCGATTGATAAAAATACGGATAAAGATTGGCAAACGCCTCATTACGGTAGCGTCATCGCACAGGCGCGCGCAGCAATGCCATCCTCCTACAATGCACTGGTCGATTTGATTAAAGATGAATCACAGCCTGCCATCGTGCGAGCTACCACTATCAATTTGCTGCCCAATTTTCCAACGCGAGATTATTTACCGCTAGTCATCAATTCACTAAAAAGTAACGATGATCTAATAAAACTCGGCGCATTGCGCGCAGCAGAAACACTGCCGCCCGATCAGCAATCTTCACTATTGCCTTTACTGGATGACGACACAAAAGCGATTCGCATTGAAGCTGCACGCTTACTAGCAGGAAATCCTCTTGTGCAAGACAGCACGCGCTTTGCTAATGCGCGACAGGAATATATCGACAGCCAAAATATTGACGCCGATCGCGCACCAGCATTGACTAACTTAGCCAGTCTCGCCATGCGCGAACAGCGCATAGCCGATGCAGAAACCTTGCTGAAAACAGCGATACAGCGAGAGCCTTACTACATTCCTGCATCTGCCAATTTGGCTGATTTATATCGCGCACTGCAACGCGAAACCGATGCCGAGCGCGTATTAAAAAAAGCAATGCAACTTGCGCCTAACAATACCGATTTAATGATGTCTTACGCCTTGTGGTCCGTGCGTAACGGCAAACTGGACGAGGCCGTTACGCAACTACAAAAAGCCACGCAGCAATCTGAAAACCCTCGCCTCTACTATCTTTACGCATTGGCCTTACAACAAAAAGGCAAAGTAGAAGAAGCGATGCGTGTTTTGGATAAAGCAGCCGCCCTACCCACCTACAGTCGCGATGTGCAGCTGGCGCGTGTAACGATGGCAATCGACAGCAAACAATACGAGAAAGCCAATAATTACTTAAAAGCGTGGCAGCAGTTGGATCCACTAGATCCAGCAGTGTTGGAAATGACAAGAAAACGTTGATCAGCTTTTCGGTTGCTTACGCAACATTGGCGTCACATTTGAAGAGTTTTCTTTACTCGTTTCGTATGAAATATGATTGTGGCGCCAAACCACATCATTAATCGGTTGATCTGAAAAGCTGCCAACCACTTCACTCAGTAAGTTCTTGATGGTTTGACAATCGTTTTCTGCACAAGCTTGTTGTAGCTGATCAAGGCAAGCCAATAAATTAGAGAGTGGCAAAAAATTTTCTTCTGCACGCATAATCATTGGATGCCCCGTGCCAGATACTTTGTCACCCAAAATTAATTCTTCATACAGCTTTTCACCCGGGCGCAAACCACTAATTACAATTTCTATGTCGCCCTCAGGATTTTTTTCATTTCGCAGTGAGCGCCCTAATAAAGTAATCATCCTCTCTGCCAGCTCCATAATGCGCACCGGCTTGCCCATATCTAAAACAAAGACTTCACCGCCCTCACCCATGCTGCCTGCTTGCAACACCAACTGAGCAGCTTCGGGAATCGTCATGAAGTAACGCATGACATCAGGGTGCGTCACTGTGACTGGTCCACCATCATTAATTTGCTCAAAAAACAGAGGCACAACAGAGCCGGAAGATCCCAGCACATTACCGAAACGCACAATACCGAAACGCGTACTCGTCTTTTCACTGGCATAAGCCTGACAAATTAATTCTGCACAGCGTTTGCTTGCCCCCATTGCGCTGACGGGGCGTACCGCTTTATCAGTAGAAATCAATACAAAAGTTTCCACGGCATTTTCCGTGGCAGCTTTTACTAGAGACCAAGTGCCCATCACATTATTACGCACACCTTCGGCCATATTGTTTTCAACAATTGGCACATGTTTGTATGCACCGGCGTGATAAATTGTCTGTACTTGGAAGCTTTTAATGATATGTGCCATTTGCTGTTGGTTGACCGTATTACCCAACAAAGACACGAGTTCAATGGCTGGAGAATCCATACTCTGTAAAGTTTGCCGCAACTCCATATCAATCTGGTACAAACCAAATTCATTGGTATCAACCAACAATAAAATACGCGGCTCGTTTAGTAGAATCTGCCGACACAACTCACTACCAATAGAACCTGCAGCGCCCGTCACCATAACCACTCGTTCACGAATGCAGCGATCCAATAAATGCATATCGGGCTCAACTGGGACGCGCCCTAAGATATTGTCATAAACATGCGCAACATCGGTGCCG
It includes:
- a CDS encoding potassium transporter Kup; translated protein: MSSTSTPNSMRTLALAALGVVYGDIGTSPLYTLRECFVGHHPVALTPDNIMGVLSLVFWALVLVVTVKYVLFIMRADNHGEGGILALLALSRSTGVKSEKLKGVLALTGICGASLFYGDGVITPAISVLSAVEGLKVVAPSLHHVTIPLAISILVALFLFQRKGTARVGALFGPVMLIWFSVLAVLGIINVIKYPAVLEALNPWYAAKFFSEHGLGSLLAFGAVVLAVTGAEALYADMGHFGRKPIQVAWLRFVLPALTLNYLGQGALLLTNPQAIENPFYLLAPDWFLWPLLLLATCATVIASQAVISGVFSVTRQAVQMGFWPRMRIAHTSSKEIGQIYIPMMNWFLMIAVILLILGFRNSGNIAGAYGISVTMGMMVDTILACFVAHRLWRWPLWSVVVIGVVLFTIDTLFLFPNVLKIPEGGWFSLLVAGSMMLLMFTWRKGRRFLSDALGRESEPLRPFLEDIKVSEPVTVPGTAVFMTSSLNRVPHALLHNLKHNKVLHERVVFLTIETQEIPFVPQGDRIHVEDLAPGFFVVRGSYGFQESPNIPQLLEDCEPFGVNFNLMETTFFLSREHLIPSKDSGMSWVLDKIFAVMTRNAMPATTYFNIPPNRVVEMGTQIEI
- a CDS encoding multiheme c-type cytochrome: MLRFLVFFAVFFALLGCEKKPSEPPVNITSTASTSQEKHRAAATYVGSEQCQSCHATEQQQWQNSDHHKAMMLADKNSVLGDFSAPPLKHHQQKTSFNATDNQYTISTDQGTPSAATVNLQYTFGVFPLQQYLTALPDGRWQSLPFAWDSRPVNEGGQQWFHLYANEPITPNDVLHWRSPSHNANHMCIECHNTDFKKNFQPDNNAFQSTWLETGVGCESCHGPGSKHIAWAKNPNNSQEKNKGWDITLTSGSPVLWKPQTAAEKPSRNASADSTQIERCAQCHSRRSRIDTSNDKEKFLDAFMPVLLDESLYFPDGQIQDEVYEYGSFLQSKMAQHGVTCSNCHNPHSGKVKIEGNGLCLQCHSTEYDKPKHTMHPPNTAGSLCVNCHMPERTYMTVDARRDHSMRIPRPDLTESLGTPNACNNCHSDKSAAWATKAIDKNTDKDWQTPHYGSVIAQARAAMPSSYNALVDLIKDESQPAIVRATTINLLPNFPTRDYLPLVINSLKSNDDLIKLGALRAAETLPPDQQSSLLPLLDDDTKAIRIEAARLLAGNPLVQDSTRFANARQEYIDSQNIDADRAPALTNLASLAMREQRIADAETLLKTAIQREPYYIPASANLADLYRALQRETDAERVLKKAMQLAPNNTDLMMSYALWSVRNGKLDEAVTQLQKATQQSENPRLYYLYALALQQKGKVEEAMRVLDKAAALPTYSRDVQLARVTMAIDSKQYEKANNYLKAWQQLDPLDPAVLEMTRKR
- a CDS encoding nucleoside-diphosphate sugar epimerase/dehydratase, whose translation is MNIARKISRSLHQYYKQIVMLLVDFALLATALLFAFWARLGEVWLPQQASQYALLALSLSLSLFAFGRLGLYRSIIRYMGQQAIFAVMQGVLISALIVAVIAYMSDMFMPRSVPIIYLCFAYIFIGGSRMVIRAYYHKGVEIHRERVAIYGAGSSGLQVYQALERSNEYKPVLFVDDNLAKQGMILDGLPVYAALNLPSLFERHGITKVLIAMPSSSLQRRKEIVQELAEMGVGSHMVPGIEELLDSSLRGTDVAHVYDNILGRVPVEPDMHLLDRCIRERVVMVTGAAGSIGSELCRQILLNEPRILLLVDTNEFGLYQIDMELRQTLQSMDSPAIELVSLLGNTVNQQQMAHIIKSFQVQTIYHAGAYKHVPIVENNMAEGVRNNVMGTWSLVKAATENAVETFVLISTDKAVRPVSAMGASKRCAELICQAYASEKTSTRFGIVRFGNVLGSSGSVVPLFFEQINDGGPVTVTHPDVMRYFMTIPEAAQLVLQAGSMGEGGEVFVLDMGKPVRIMELAERMITLLGRSLRNEKNPEGDIEIVISGLRPGEKLYEELILGDKVSGTGHPMIMRAEENFLPLSNLLACLDQLQQACAENDCQTIKNLLSEVVGSFSDQPINDVVWRHNHISYETSKENSSNVTPMLRKQPKS